In a single window of the Populus alba chromosome 16, ASM523922v2, whole genome shotgun sequence genome:
- the LOC118056121 gene encoding probable protein phosphatase 2C 65 — translation MGACCSKEPYSDGVVEDAMKEKELEEEEEEGDVIVGDYGARMRFYGASKYTSMYTQQGRKGINQDAMTVWEEFTGDKDMLFCGVFDGHGPYGHKVARHIRDILPSRLSREIKTSQNNSFKSRDADGKGDNRDEFNKNKGGKDGLDDDDSSSLLLSSWEATFTKSFKEMDEELSLDASIDSFCSGTTAVTIVKEGNKLIIANLGDSRAVLCSKGPKNQLIPIQLTVDLKPNIAGEAERIKNSKGRVFALEKEPELFRIWMPDEDCPGLAMARAFGDFCLKDYGLISTPEVSYRRVTDKDEFVVLATDGVWDVLTNYEVIKIVASARKRSMAAKLVVKHAARAWRSKFPGGKVDDSAVICLFLKNRTLLTRSFSEVTQLSVNHSELEGYSDVSLAKFETYSEVSRASHNHSEIAAVPDRFRSKKQEGSSENANTDLNLEEYVFPHFRLQKVNSSGKFPRLRKVLSRRKSTRAYKGVETVEV, via the exons ATGGGAGCCTGTTGCAGTAAGGAACCATATTCTGACGGGGTGGTAGAGGATGCTATGAAAGAGAAAGaactagaggaggaggaggaggagggtgatGTAATTGTTGGAGATTATGGAGCCCGCATGAGGTTCTATGGAGCTTCAAAATATACATCAATGTACACCCAACAAGGAAGGAAAGGGATCAATCAGGATGCCATGACTGTTTGGGAG GAATTTACAGGTGATAAAGATATGCTTTTCTGTGGAGTGTTTGATGGTCATGGTCCCTATGGTCACAAAGTTGCACGCCATATACGTGACATTTTACCCTCAAGGCTCTCCAGAGAAATCAAAACATCACAGAATAATAGCTTCAAAAGTAGAGATGCTGATGGAAAAGGAGATAATAGGGATGAgttcaataaaaacaaaggtGGCAAGGATGGTCTTGACGATGATGATAGCAGCAGTCTGCTGTTATCTTCATGGGAGGCTACCTTCACCAAGTCCTTTAAGGAAATGGATGAAGAACTTAGCCTTGATGCCAGCATTGATAGCTTCTGCAGTGGTACTACTGCTGTAACTATAGTTAAGGAG GGAAACAAGCTGATAATTGCCAACCTGGGAGATTCTCGTGCTGTTCTTTGTTCTAAGGGCCCAAAAAATCAACTCATTCCCATCCAATTGACTGTTGATCTGAAACCGAATATTGCAG GTGAAGCTGAAAGAATCAAGAACTCTAAAGGCAGAGTTTTTGCATTGGAAAAAGAACCAGAATTGTTCAGAATATGGATGCCTGATGAAGATTGTCCTGGTCTAGCCATGGCAAGGGCCTTCGGAGATTTCTGCTTGAAAGATTATGGCCTCATTTCAACTCCGGAAGTTTCTTATAGAAGGGTTACTGATAAGGACGAGTTTGTGGTTCTGGCAACTGATGGG GTGTGGGATGTGTTAACAAACTATGAGGTCATAAAGATTGTTGCTTCTGCAAGGAAGCGATCCATGGCTGCTAAATTGGTAGTAAAGCATGCTGCTCGTGCATGGAGAAGTAAATTTCCTGGCGGCAAGGTTGATGACAGTGCGGTTATATGCTTGTTTCTGAAGAATCGGACTTTGTTAACCAGATCCTTCTCTGAAGTGACCCAACTCAGTGTAAATCATTCCGAGCTTGAAGGCTACTCTGACGTGAGTCTGGCCAAATTCGAAACCTATTCTGAGGTGAGCCGGGCTAGTCACAATCACTCAGAGATTGCAGCAGTTCCTGACAGGTTTAGATCCAAGAAACAAGAGGGAAGCTCTGAAAATGCCAACACTGATCTTAACTTAGAGGAGTATGTGTTTCCTCATTTCAGATTACAAAAAGTTAATTCATCCGGAAAGTTCCCTCGACTTCGCAAAGTTTTGAGTCGACGAAAATCAACCAGAGCTTACAAAGGTGTTGAAACTGTTGAAGTTTGA
- the LOC118056157 gene encoding cation/H(+) antiporter 26, translated as MSQNSTTELVCEAFEAHKKIRFKHEDENHFSFSPVLVQIGLVTLLKTFFQFLLVPFGQQRFVSEILGGIAISPSFLGHIERINRYLFAPKSMMILDTFEVFGLVFILFLLSLRLDITVVKKCGKLAVVIGLASFVVPTVITTLMASYLRGFFKLELHEEVHVMAVITSITSFHVVFSILEDLKLLNSELGRLALSSSMVSGLFSSSFIVFFAYLKEASRLGSKKGILLAQITRIPTVMIIVFAFRPMMWWMVRRTPEGQPLKQSYILIISTMVLFCGFLGEINGHHFLFGPAVLGLATPDNPHLNSCLMEKIGTFVNSFLVPCFLVDVGRGINLFHATFKHVAFALMLIFISTLTKLSAIIATSLYYKMPFRDALSLGLILNCKGFVDTLLYNAANKFVGLKTEFFSILVVTAMLQSVFVTLLVRLLYDPSRRYIAYKPRTIQNTGLRSELQIVACLHQQDDVRSIINVLEATNPTRASPIAVNVLNLKKLIEGTLPLFISHSLNNISSAEKIDIVSNAFYQFEQQKQGLVTVQCFTSFAPYATMHDDVCTMVLEKSASLVIVPFQRYDSPSMRAVNRNILVKAPCSVALLVNRGNLDRYILSGRLTMKVCVVFIGGADDRETLAYAQRMSGHPNIRLTVLRLVSVDHTLTDLIEKRRNSNMINEFRLNNNDCPRVSYKEEMVKHGNDTVRLLGAMCNDFDLIMVGRRHDPDSTQLIGLSEWGEIDQDLGVIGDIMASKDFECKASILVVQQQASVVVEMIQNQKYISIYNSDR; from the exons ATGAGTCAAAATTCTACCACAGAATTAGTTTGCGAGGCATTTGAGGCGCATAAGAAGATACGTTTTAAGCATGAAGATGAAAATCACTTCAGTTTCTCACCTGTGCTTGTGCAGATTGGTTTAGTTactcttttaaaaacattttttcagttCCTTCTCGTGCCTTTCGGACAGCAGCGTTTTGTTTCGGAAATCCTG GGTGGAATTGCCATAAGCCCTTCATTTCTTGGACATATAGAACGAATTAATAGATATTTGTTTGCACCAAAGAGTATGATGATTCTTGATACCTTTGAAGTGTTTGGTCTCGTATTCATTCTTTTCCTGCTTAGCTTACGGCTGGATATAACCGTCGTGAAGAAATGTGGGAAACTTGCAGTTGTTATAGGCCTTGCTTCTTTTGTGGTTCCGACGGTGATAACAACACTAATGGCTTCGTATCTAAGAGGATTTTTTAAACTGGAGCTTCACGAGGAGGTCCATGTCATGGCTGTTATTACATCAATAACTTCCTTCCATGTTGTTTTTTCCATCCTCGAAGATCTCAAGCTCCTCAATTCAGAACTAGGTCGCCTTGCTCTCTCTTCTTCAATGGTCAGTGGATTGTTCAGCTCGagttttatagtattttttgcttatttGAAGGAAGCCTCGAGGCTTGGTTCAAAGAAAGGTATACTATTAGCGCAGATAACCAGAATCCCCACTGTTATGATCATTGTTTTCGCTTTCCGACCTATGATGTGGTGGATGGTAAGACGAACCCCTGAAGGACAGCCTCTGAAGCAGTCCTATATTTTGATTATCAGTACTATGGTTCTTTTCTGTGGTTTTTTGGGGGAAATCAACggacatcattttctttttggacCTGCGGTCTTAGGCTTAGCTACCCCTGATAATCCGCATCTGAATTCTTGCTTGATGGAGAAGATTGGTACCTTTGTCAATTCATTTCTAGTGCCATGTTTCCTTGTAGATGTTGGCAGGGGAATCAATTTGTTCCATGCCACATTCAAACATGTTGCATTTGCGCTAATGCTCATCTTCATATCTACCTTGACCAAACTTTCTGCCATTATAGCCACTTCACTCTATTACAAGATGCCATTTCGGGATGCTCTCTCGCTCGGTCTCATCTTGAACTGCAAAGGTTTCGTCGATACACTATTATACAACGCTGCAAATAAGTTCGTG GGGCTAAAAACTGAGTTTTTTAGCATCCTGGTTGTCACAGCAATGCTGCAATCGGTGTTTGTTACCCTGTTAGTGAGACTTCTCTATGACCCTTCAAGAAGATATATAGCCTACAAACCACGCACAATCCAGAACACCGGACTCCGTTCTGAGCTACAAATCGTTGCCTGTCTCCATCAACAAGATGATGTCCGCTCCATTATCAATGTTCTTGAAGCAACCAATCCAACCAGGGCAAGCCCCATAGCGGTTAATGTTTTGAACCTTAAAAAGTTGATTGAAGGCACCTTGCCGCTTTTCATATCGCACAGTTTGAACAATATTTCATCTGCTGAGAAAATCGACATTGTCAGCAACGCCTTCTATCAATTTGAGCAGCAAAAACAAGGTCTTGTTACTGTGCAATGCTTCACATCCTTCGCACCTTATGCTACAATGCACGACGACGTTTGCACTATGGTACTAGAGAAGAGTGCCTCCTTGGTGATCGTTCCTTTTCAACGCTATGATAGCCCTTCAATGAGGGCAGTCAACAGGAACATACTCGTGAAGGCTCCATGTTCTGTCGCTCTCCTTGTTAACCGTGGGAATTTGGATCGATATATTTTATCAGGTCGACTCACAATGAAGGTCTGTGTGGTTTTCATAGGAGGGGCTGATGATCGTGAGACGCTAGCATACGCTCAACGCATGTCCGGGCATCCCAACATCAGGCTGACAGTGCTCAGATTAGTCTCCGTGGACCATACTCTTACTGATTTGATAGAGAAAAGACGCAACTCGAACATGATCAATGAATTCAGGCTCAACAATAACGACTGCCCGCGTGTTTCATACAAGGAAGAGATGGTTAAACATGGAAATGACACCGTTCGGTTGCTGGGAGCCATGTGCAACGATTTTGATCTCATTATGGTGGGAAGAAGACATGATCCTGATTCTACACAGTTAATTGGACTTTCAGAGTGGGGTGAGATTGATCAGGATTTGGGTGTAATCGGAGACATTATGGCATCTAAAGACTTTGAGTGCAAGGCATCCATATTGGTGGTGCAACAACAAGCTTCGGTGGTGGTAGAGATGATTCAAAACCAAAAGTACATATCCATTTATAATTCTGATAGATAG
- the LOC118056156 gene encoding patellin-6: protein MDASSPISLQQTPHQDYSVSEASPKPYKKSFVTSLMEAAALRTPSFKEDTYFISHLKNSEKKALQELRDKLSVSYGSDATSECSMWGIPLLSNDEKADVILLKFLRARDFRVQDSLNMLEKCLSWRKEFGADDIVEEDLGFKELEGVVAYMHGYDREGHPVCYNAYGVFKDKEMYERIFGDEEKLKKFLRWRVQVLERGIRLLHFKPGGVNSIIQVTDLKDMPKRELRVASNQILSLFQDNYPEMVARKIFINVPWYFSMLYSVFSPFLTQRTKSKFVISKEGNVAETLYKFIRPEDVPVQYGGLSRPSDLNGPPKPASEFTVKGGEKVNIQIEGIEAGATITWDIGVGGWDLEYSAEFVPNAAGSYTIAVEKARKIAPSEEAIRNSYTSREAGKMVLSVDNTFSRKKKVAAYRYFVRKSAIA, encoded by the exons ATGGATGCTTCATCACCTATTTCACTTCAACAAACACCTCACCAAGACTATTCAGTATCTGAAGCCTCGCCAAAACCATACAAGAAAAGCTTTGTTACTTCTTTGATGGAAGCAGCTGCTTTACGTACTCCTTCTTTCAAAGAAGACACTTACTTCATTTCCCACCTAAAAAATTCAGAGAAGAAGGCCCTTCAAGAACTAAGAGACAAACTTTCAGTGTCTTATGGGTCTGACGCTACTAGTGAATGTTCCATGTGGGGTATTCCTCTTTTAAGCAATGATGAAAAAGCTGATGTGATTTTGCTCAAGTTTTTGAGAGCTAGAGATTTTAGAGTTCAAGATTCACTTAACATGTTAGAAAAGTGTCTGTCTTGGAGAAAAGAGTTCGGGGCTGATGATATAGTGGAAGAGGATTTGGGGTTTAAAGAACTTGAAGGTGTTGTCGCTTACATGCATGGTTATGACAGAGAAGGTCATCCAGTTTGTTACAATGCTTACGGggtttttaaagataaagaaatgtATGAGAGGATTTTCGGTGATGAAGAGAAGCTAAAGAAGTTCTTAAGGTGGAGAGTTCAGGTTCTTGAAAGAGGGATTAGACTTTTGCATTTTAAGCCTGGAGGTGTTAACTCCATTATCCAAGTTACTGATCTTAAAGACATGCCTAAAAGGGAGCTTAGAGTTGCTTCTAATCAGATCCTGTCCTTGTTTCAAGATAATTACCCTGAAATGGTTGCGCGTAAG ATTTTCATCAATGTGCCGTGGTACTTCAGCATGCTGTACTCCGTGTTCAGTCCCTTCTTGACTCAGCGAACTAAGAGCAAGTTTGTGATCTCCAAGGAAGGAAATGTTGCAGAAACACTTTACAA ATTTATTAGGCCCGAGGATGTTCCAGTTCAGTATGGAGGACTGAGTAGACCCAGTGATCTGAATGGCCCTCCCAAGCCAGCCTCCGAGTTTACTGTCAAGGGAGGAGAGAAAGTGAACATTCAGATTGAAGGAATTGag GCTGGTGCAACAATAACATGGGACATAGGGGTTGGGGGCTGGGACTTGGAGTACAGTGCTGAGTTTGTGCCCAACGCCGCAGGAAGCTACACCATTGCGGTGGAGAAGGCAAGGAAGATTGCACCATCAGAAGAAGCAATTCGCAATTCATATACGTCAAGAGAAGCTGGCAAAATGGTGCTCTCAGTGGACAACACCTTCTCCAGGAAAAAGAAGGTAGCAGCATATCGATACTTTGTTCGCAAATCCGCCATTGCCTAA